In Gossypium raimondii isolate GPD5lz chromosome 12, ASM2569854v1, whole genome shotgun sequence, a single window of DNA contains:
- the LOC105763155 gene encoding origin of replication complex subunit 2-like isoform X1 — protein sequence MDFNAMEEEEFGFSINYFLAKEMGSSGKKSARKLSDINVVDEQELREASANIEPKHQNDIADLINSYKSLYPKWFFDLRCGFGLLMYESEVHFYSSICS from the exons ATGGATTTTAACGCGATGGAGGAAGAGGAATTTGGATTCTCAATAAACTATTTCTTAGCAAAAGAAATGGGCAGTTCTGGGAAGAAATCTGCTCGTAAACTCAGTGATATCAACGTCGTTGACGAACAG GAACTTAGAGAAGCTTCAGCTAATATTGAACCAAAGCATCAAAATGACATTGCAGATTTAATAAATAGTTACAAAAGTTTATACCCAAAATGGTTTTTTGATCTCAG atgtGGTTTTGGTCTTCTAATGTATGAATCTGAAGTGCATTTCTATTCTTCTATTTGCAGTTAA
- the LOC105763155 gene encoding origin of replication complex subunit 2-like isoform X2 yields the protein MDFNAMEEEEFGFSINYFLAKEMGSSGKKSARKLSDINVVDEQELREASANIEPKHQNDIADLINSYKSLYPKWFFDLS from the exons ATGGATTTTAACGCGATGGAGGAAGAGGAATTTGGATTCTCAATAAACTATTTCTTAGCAAAAGAAATGGGCAGTTCTGGGAAGAAATCTGCTCGTAAACTCAGTGATATCAACGTCGTTGACGAACAG GAACTTAGAGAAGCTTCAGCTAATATTGAACCAAAGCATCAAAATGACATTGCAGATTTAATAAATAGTTACAAAAGTTTATACCCAAAATGGTTTTTTGATCTCAG TTAA
- the LOC105763153 gene encoding uncharacterized protein LOC105763153 yields MEGNNSYGNGSSWADQWDYSDPAASNGAANKKKSSSSGATAKYKQKVGDGLEKTKAVASTGMKKVKQGTSSGLQWIKDKYHKTTQKH; encoded by the coding sequence atggAAGGAAACAACTCGTACGGCAATGGATCATCCTGGGCAGACCAATGGGACTACAGCGATCCAGCGGCTTCCAACGGTGCTGCAAACAAGAAGAAAAGCAGCAGCAGTGGGGCAACCGCCAAGTACAAGCAGAAGGTCGGGGATGGGCTTGAGAAGACCAAAGCTGTGGCTTCAACTGGGATGAAGAAGGTCAAACAAGGAACCTCTTCGGGGCTTCAATGGATCAAAGACAAGTATCATAAAACTACCCAAAAGCACTAG